AGTGGTGCAATCAGACACGTTCAGTAAAGTATTTGTTCAAGTACATCACTAAAGGTCCGGACTATATAAGAGCCAaagtaggagaagaagatcaggagaatgaaattaaaaagtttttcaattgCAGGTAACAGTTTATTCAaattgtcaaacattctcatatttaattatttacactttttaaaattttaaaaacgtgTCTAACTAATCCGAGATTTTTTAGATACGTATCTGCATGTGATGCTTCTTGGCGAATTTTTGCTTTCCCGATTTGTTATTGTACTACACCAGTAGAAAAACTCCCGTTTCATCTTCCAGGACAAGAATTGGCTATTTACAACGAGGATGATCCAATAGAAGATGTTCTGCACCATACAACAAATAgaacttctaaatttttgggCTGGATGGAATGCAGCAAGATTTATCCCCAAGCCAGAGAACTCACATATGCTGAATTTtcatctaaatttgtgtggAATAGGAGAGAAAAACTTTGGAAGCCAAGGTCAGAAAAAACGGAAAAGTTTTGCAATAGGCAGGATTACGTACGTACCGCCTTCTGTAGGATAAGCCTATTACTTGCGAGTTTTGCTTAATAAAATTCCAGGACCAACAAgctttgactatttaaaaacagtcaATGGTGTTCTTTATAAGGATTTTCAAGAAGCTTGCTATGCATTGGGATTAATGGATGACGATAAGGAGTACATTGCGGCTATAAATGAAGCAGGTAAATGGTGTTTTGGGGAATTTTTAAGGAAGTTATTTGTGATCCTACTGCATACAAAGAGTTTAACTATTCCTCTTGAAGTttggaataaaacaaaagacatcTTGTGTgagaatattttgtttaaagaaaggaGAAACAGGAACGATCCAGGtacatcaaaatattattttgtttattgaaaatatttcattttttcgagagacaaaattataattaagttttttatcTTTACTGTGGTAGGTCTACTGTTGACACGGGCtcagatagaaaatatatgtttaactgaaatagaaCTTATGTTACGATCGAATGGAACATCTCTTACGGCCTTCGAGAAAATGCCTAAACCAGATGATAGTATAATGAACACGGGAgtaaataggcttatcgcagatgatagaatatataagcctcataaacaacatGAATTGTACGATAAGTTGTTACCTATGCTAACTGATGAGCAGAGACATGTTTATGAATAAATCATTCACTCTGTGAATCACAACAAAGGTGGTATGTTTTTTGTCCATGGTTTTGGTGGTACTCGGAAAACTTTCATGTGGACTATTGTTGGTGCTGATAtaaggtctaaaggtaatattgttcttaatgttacttcaagtggtatagctgctttgcttttggaaggtggtagaacggcttattcaagatttggtattccaatcaatcttaatgaatattttgTGTGTTCGATAGATGTTGAATCTGATCTTGCTGACTTAATTAGAGAACcaaagctcataatatgggacgaggctccaatgatgaacaagctttgttaCGAAACTTTAgataggagtttgcgagatatcATGAGGTGTGACAAGATTTTTGGAGGTAAAGTTGTTGTGTTAGGAGGTGATTTTAGACAGATACTACCAGTTATTACAGAAGGAGGAAGGGTAGcgacagttttagcatctatcaactcatctgttctttggaatagttgtaaaGTTCTTAAACTTACCGAAAATTTGAGACTTCGCAAGGCACGTAATAGTATGGATGCGGGTGCTCTTGCTACTTTTTCAAAGTGGCTTCTTGATATCGGGGATGGCAAAATCAACGAGTTAGATTGTGGGGATGTGGAGATAGAAATTCcggatgatttattaattaatacaagtaGAAATCCTATTGAAGCAATAGTTAAAGAAATCTACGGAGAACATTTTACAAGGAGGACTGATCCAAAATTCTTTAGTGGAAGAGCTATTCTAAGTCCAAGAAATGACgatgttgataagataaatcagTTTATGCTTACTAAGCTTCCAggtatgcaaattaaataggatatggagtttttaaaaaaaaaaaaaaatactaatattaaaaacatatctaaaattctgaaattttcttatttataggtgaggagagacgatatcttagctctgatagtattgaaacgtcGGATACAAGCGGACGAGatgatatgatctacactcaggaattCCTAAACAGTATACAAGTTTTTGGACTGCCAAGTCATGTTTTGACGTTGAGAATAGGAGCACCTATCATGttgctaaggaatatagatcctaagggaggtttgTGTACCAGTACGAGGCtaattattactcagatggccaatcatgtaatcgaagcaagaatcgtgacaggaaaaaaggttggtgatagagtacttatccctaggatgtatgttagtccacctgatgcaaagtttccctttcgtatgaggcgATGACAGTTTCCTGTTACCGTGACAtttgcaattactataaacaagaGTCAAGGTCAGATgctagaacatgttggattgtttctaccgaaaccggttttcacacatggacagctttatgttgccttctcaCGAGTCACAACCAGAAAATGATTGAAGgtgttaattacagataaagatgggaaatgccagaataaaacacttaatggTGCTTTCAAAGAGGTTTTTGAGACTGTATAATTATGGTTTGTAATTAGAacattgttttggatatttagatTTGAACTTTATTTACTCtcttaaaataatgaaattttagagattttaaacattttaattatttatggtAAAAACATTACATCTTCTATAAGTCAGATATAGACTTTCCCATCGGAGAAaaccattttctaaattttacttattctattttaattataaaaaaagatagataCATTGTAAATGGTCTAAGTACATATTATTACAATTttcacattatttattttaattagttacaaCAATGTTATTtgcaaatatattgttttgttgaatcataaaatatatatttaattattaactcTTAggtacattttaaaaattatttcacaTCATATCTACTGACTATAAAAACTACCtttaatctgtaattatattcgtaataataaatatttaaaatgttgaatattcaaaaaaggaaaattatacgttaaaacaattaagatgcaaCGCAGCGTTTAATTCTGACtgtttgctggacgttattactTAAACCATTTGATGGAGCATCAAGGTGAGAGATCAGGAACTCAGACATAAAGAATGGAGGCAGAAATGAAGTAACGGTGGATTAATGAACTTTTTGTAaatgcaaaattaaaaatagatttaaatGTTTGTAGTAATAGGTACAATTTTTGTAGTAACAAGTACAATGGTCTTAAAGAAAGAACATTTATGGGTtgcttaaaacaaaaataatgatcTAAACTGgacttaaatttaaaaatagactataaaattccaattaaactttgaaattggatttaaaatttcaatctatATTTCATAAATGTAGAGAATtactataaaatttttattatctattcatcttattattaaaaaggtaaaaaaatgtaataaatatgaaactttacaaaaaaaaaaaaaaaaaaaaaNNNNNNNNNNNNNNNNNNNNNNNNNNNNNNNNNNNNNNNNNNNNNNNNNNNNNNNaaaaataaccaaaaaaaatgattcaacaATTTAAATTTGCCATAATTCTCATTATTAATTATTGCTGTAACATATCTCAAATGATAAGATTCTATGAAATTAGGATATAGATTTTCATATAGAAGAAAAccatttttgttattagtatcaacaatgttgtttgtaaatatataattgttagcTGTATcataaattctatatattaacTACCAATTCGCAAACAcatttaaattctaaaattgcATCATATCTATTAACTACAAACTTTGTCTTTGTTCTGttattatatctataaaaataacataaattagtaaaaaaaaaaaaaaaagatgagacaCTAAAACGTTTAATACGCAACGTTTAATCGTGattgtttgtattcttacaaatccaGAAGCCCCTTTTCGTCTTCGATAGCAGagaagaaacagtaaaaaaacataatttgataaaatcatGAGAATCGATTACATTTCTGATCTTCATCGGGGAAGAACGAATTGGTGTATCCATGCCAAAGTTTTAAATTCTTGGCATGTCAGGGAATCCATCACaaaacgtattcttcttctggtggacGAAAAGGTTAGAGAAGCTAATCGTATGACAATTCTacttatatttgaaatttttacagtgcttatatattagattacttACACAATGATTATCAAACTTTGTAGGGTGATACAATTGAGGAGGCTTTTGTGCCAACTACACTTAAAAAGCTGCGGAAGTATATTTACGAAGGTGAATGGTATGATATTAGGtctttcaaaatcatcaatccaacAATCAGGGaaaggaatactcatcatccttttcAGATCAAGTTTACGGATGATTCAACCATGACCCTGCTCAAATCAATCAACTCCAAAAATTACTTCCGATTcgaagatttggatgatatatttCGTGGAAGAATCAATCATCACATCTCTTTCGGTacgttttctattattttttgtaatttgtttaagtTAGACTACATGAATATGGTTAATGctatttttgtgttgtgtaaTCTAGAAACTTTTTaggaattttggaactttgtgtattggtccctcTAATAAAAAAGTACAAATTGAACTTTTTGGCAAAATATTTACATGTGAATGTTAAAAAGCTTTGGAGACATTCATTGTAAAGATAATTCCTGTCTTTTTGCCAAAAATAGATGTTTGCGGATGTGTAGTAGCTGTGGAAGACAGAAGAAATCAGGGAAATGGAAATGGTGAAAATGAAGTTATTTTGACACTATTAAATGGCAGGTAAGACACATTTATTCCACTTTTACTGATTCTAAGACTTATAAGTTTGGCTTTATTATAGAATGTAACAAGTATCTTCATCTGTAGGAATGAAACTCCAAAGTGTCGTGCAATAAATTACTATGCTAACCTTTTCATGTCTTCATGGGAGTCATATGGATGTCATCTCACATATCAAACTGAACCGGTGTTTTGTGTACTGCGTTTCTGGAAGGATGGAGAGTATGAAGGTATGTACTATTAATAACACTTGATAGATTTAACAAATGCTAAAGACTAGGTTGTATACTCATTTaccaaacttttaaaacaatttaaacatCCCTAGGTGAACCATGTATTGTAAACACATTGGcctcctccaagatctttataaaCCCGGAATTTGAAGGACTTGAGCATCACAAGGCTATGTAAGTTTTTAATGTTCATTAATATCAAGTAGTGTATCATGCTAGGGTTTAACTTATGAatgtgttttaatatttgtagctcggaatttgctggacgttattacataaatcatATCATGGAGCATCAAGGTTAATCTTCAGGGGCTTAAGCTTTAGGCACATTAGTTTGAAAAcgtttttttgtatatgcaaactttaaattttttttaatgtttgtatGAACAAGTACTAGAAACCCTTTTATGGGTCGCTTTCCTAAATTATCTCAATCGTCTTCacgaaattatgaaatattttggCCCAAATCATTATTCAACCTAATTTAAATTATCCATAACAAATGTATTGGGctcattaaatatttaaaaatttgcaaatgggcttcaaaatcttaattaaaagtttacatatatatattatagacaaTTATAATAAACATCTTattaactattattatttatttgtccataaaatttaaagttttagatacaaaattaattacaaattttcaacattataaaaaataacaaaactttactttaaaaatttggacatttaatttagattttttttctatttaattctGACCTGCAGAGGCGTGCGGGTAACtctcctagtatatatatatatatatatatatatgcctttgTTAAGAAGCAAAGACTTTCACATTGACATGCGGCTATGTCCGATATAGTGGTGGACGTAGATTAATTGTTTATTATAATCccattttctcaattttaattaagcaaaacatatgttcACCCCATATATTATGGATCCACAATATCAAATAGAATTCGAatctttcataatttttttaaggaatCATGAGCACAAAGGTTGGTTATCCTGAATAATCCTTAATTAGTTACTTTGTAATAACACAAACTATACCAATAACAAGAATTCtagctgtaaaaaaaaataacaagaattCTCATAAATTAcgcagaggaaaaaaaaagaatactgtAAATTGAAGAAGTAGGATGTAGAAGCCAAAAAATTCCGCGTTATAATAATTTGTGGTAATCGCATCGCCATATATAGGAGATATTTTGAGCAGTAGGAAAGCTAAATGAGTCGTTAAGATTGCTTAAACCCCAAGCTAGTGACTTGTGtgagtttaacaaaaaaaaaaaagtcttcaaaTCCAATGGAATCTGATTACGACAAGGCACCTAAtactttcattaaaaaaaaaaggaaaaaaaatacagttaATTCATAAAACTAGCTTCTTATCCAATAACAAAATGCCACGTATGATTTCGCTTGTCTGATAAACAATCTCTCTGCTCCATATAACTGAATCAAAGACTTTCCTACGGGaaagatcaaaattttttttttttttttcctttttcttgaagATCAAATCTAAGAGATGGGTAACGCGATTAGGTTGCTCCGGAAATGTTTAAATCCCACGACGGACAATAAGCCTCACGGCGGCTCCGCCTCTTCCGCCGGCGTTTCAGCTCTTTCCCATGATCTCTTTAACTTCGAAACCACTTctcaggtctctctctctctctctcttcattgctatttctcctaaattttcgttttttttcttctccagcTTACTCGTCTTTGATCTGTTATTTAGCTCTGTTTTAAAACTCACTTCTAAGCTCTGAATTGTGTAAACCATAGATTCATTCACAATTATGTTTTAGAGATTGATCATATATAATCTTAAGATTCATTATATTATTCTAGATTCCTGAAAAGCTTGGGAGTTACGTTGTGTCTTCTACAAAGGCTCAAGCAAACTGGTAAATAAACAATACACAGATCATCCTCAAGATCTTTCTCTCTTGTGGTTCTGAagattaatttgatgttttcacattgttttactatttgtctttttcttccaaaacaaaaGGTATAGAAAAATACTTGACGCATGGAAGCAAGCTAAGCCTCGGCCTAAAACTGCTGAGGAAGCCTCTAGGCTTGTTATCGCTACTCTAAAGAACCATCAAAAAGCAGATGTTGAGGTACTAACaatttactaatttcaagctGCGGATTATGTTAGCGAGTTTGGATAACATTATTGATATGGTTCATTTGTTAATGCCATTGACAGGGATTTTTGTCTTTCTATGGGCTTCCTTCACCTCACAATCTGGTTGAGGTCCCTACTCATGAATCTCCTGTGTCTTTACCTAAAGGAGTTCGGTTTGAGCTCAATACGCTTCCGGTTAGAGAAAACTTTATATGAATCTTTAAAAggttttggtaatatatatgatcataatgttGGTGCTGATCAAGAAATTGTCTAACTGAAATTAGGTGGATACTAAATCTGTGGCAGATGGAGATACCGTTACTGTGTATGTTAGTAGCAAAGACCCGCTTGTGTCATCCTCTGTTCCTAAGGATGTGAGTATTGCAGCGGTTAAAAGAGCCAAAGCGCGTGAGAAGAGGAATTATACTGAAGCAGATGCACTTCACAAGAAGATCATATCTTCTGGTTACAGGTTTGTCTTTTTGATATGTACTTACACAAGAATATCATAGAGTCAAATCAAAATTGAGCTATGTTAGTCATAATACTTCTGAACCTTTTTTTTTNNNNNNNNNNNNNNNNNNNNNNNNNNNNNNNNNNNNNNNNNNNNNNNNNNNNNNNNNNNNNNNNNNNNNNNNNNNNNNNNNNNNNNNNNNNNNNNNNNNNNNNNNNNNNNNNNNNNNNNNNNNNNNNNNNNNNNNNNNNNNNNNNNNNNNNNNNNNNNNNNNNNNNNNNNNNNNNNNNNNNNNNNNNNNNNNNNNNNNNNNNNNNNNNNNNNNNNNNNNNNNNNNNNNNNNNNNNNNNNNNNNNNNNNNNNNNNNNNNNNNNNNNNNNNNNNNNNNNNNNNNNNNNNNNNNNNNNNNNNNNNNNNNNNNNNNNNNNNTGAagattaatttgatgttttcacattgttttaatatttgtctttttcttccaaaacaaaaGGTATAGAAAAATACTTGACGCATGGAAGCAAGCTAAGCCTCGGCCTAAAACTGCTGAGGAAGCCTCTAGGCTTGTTATCGCTACTCTAAAGAACCATCAAAAAGCAGATGTTGAGGTACTAACaatttactaatttcaagctGCGGATTATGTTAGCGAGTTTGGATAACATTATTGATATGGTTCATTTGTTAATGCCATTGACAGGGATTTTTGTCTTTCTATGGGCTTCCTTCACCTCACAATCTGGTTGAGGTCCCTACTCATGAATCTCCTGTGTCTTTACCTAAAGGAGTTCGGTTTGAGCTCAATACGCTTCCGGTTAGAGAAAACTTTATATGAATCTTTAAAAggttttggtaatatatatgatcataatgttGGTGCTGATCAAGAAATTGTCTAACTGAAATTAGGTGGATACTAAATCTGTGGCAGATGGAGATACCGTTACTGTGTATGTTAGTAGCAAAGACCCGCTTGTGTCATCCTCTGTTCCTAAGGATGTGAGTATTGCAGCGGTTAAAAGAG
The sequence above is drawn from the Camelina sativa cultivar DH55 chromosome 4, Cs, whole genome shotgun sequence genome and encodes:
- the LOC104781509 gene encoding staphylococcal-like nuclease CAN1 is translated as MGNAIRLLRKCLNPTTDNKPHGGSASSAGVSALSHDLFNFETTSQIPEKLGSYVVSSTKAQANWYRKILDAWKQAKPRPKTAEEASRLVIATLKNHQKADVEGFLSFYGLPSPHNLVEVPTHESPVSLPKGVRFELNTLPVDTKSVADGDTVTVYVSSKDPLVSSSVPKDVSIAAVKRAKAREKRNYTEADALHKKIISSGYRMISFQNEEVLAKKFRIRLSGIDSPESKMPYGKEAHDELLKMVEGKCLKVLVYTEDRYGRCVGDIYCNGKFVQEVMLKKGLAWHYVAYDKRAELAKWENEARQKRIGLWASSNPEKPWEWRKNKRGGN